AATGCCACCTCCGTAAAAGAACTGTAAGCAAATGCTGGACTCCAGTCAATGATGGTTGGAGTGTTGAGGGAGGAACACCGAGGCCCGTAATGAACTCATCAGAAAATGAGAGGAAGCACACGACTGATAGTATAGAATTTAGGTAGTCAATAGCTCGGTGTTCGTTCTGCAATCATTCCAACTTGGGTGTTTGGAAATGTCTACAGTAAAACGTTGGGAAGTAGAATAATAATTGCCGTGTGCTTAAGAACGCTCTTTCATAAGGTCAGTGAGGGGCTGCCAACATTGCCCGTAGGAAAACATCACTGGACACGGCCAGATAGAAGCCATGGGGGGTCGGGACATGCTCTTGCCGTGGTTGATAGGTGTGCAATGTTTTAGAGGTTCTTTCGCTCTGGGGGGCCCCCAAAACTCTCATTGAGCAAGTAGTGAGTACTTGTAGATGTTTTAatccagcacactggggaggaatCCTTTGTCCATTACCACAGCTACTGCGTGGTAGATGCAGGTCTCCCAGCCACGCCCTCACTGCTTTTGCTACCCCTCCAGGTTGGCAGTTTATCTGAGATTGTCAGCTGGGTAGGTGGTTCTGGAGTAGGTGCTGCCCTGctttttcctcctcccacccctagtACCACCCTGGCTCTCCAAGGTCCTGCTCTGGTAAGTGCCCCTCACTGACTAGCCCATCTCGGTTTCTCTGTTTCAGTGCCCTTCTGCGGACCCCTTCTGGTGCCGAGAGCCTTCCACACTTCAGCCGTGTGGCTGGCGGCAGATGAGCAGAAGCAGCACTCCCCTCCGCCTTTTTCTCAGCAGCACTCTGAGACACACCGGGCCGAAGAAGCCCCCAACCCAGAGTCTTCCCGTGCACCCCCCAGGTAGGCAGCTAAACCCCTACCCCGACCGTTTCTGGTCACTCGATGTTTGAGTGTTTCCACTCCCTCCTCTCTACCCTcccttttttcccttttgttttcaaAGCTTTCTCTGTTTTCACAAAAAAATCAGTGCCTACACATCCCAGAACAGCTGAGCCATCCCAGAAACACATTAAAGTGAACAGCAGTCCTAAGTCCAGAGAAAGTCCTGCTCCTATTTTGGTGAATGCCCTTTTAAATGTCTTTAGGCATACTTCATTATAAATGAGTTAATGATACTGTAGCCTATGTACACTGTTCAGAGTCTGGTTTTTTGCACTCCAGATGCATTTTGCACACCTCTCAAAGCCCACAGTCCTTTGGTGGATGTGTCACATCTAGCACACAGGCTAGACCATTGTTTACTACCTTCTCTTCCTGAGACCTGGGTTTCTTTCGCTGACGTGAAAACAACGTGGATGGGGCACTAGTGCAGAGGATCTCCACATATAACACCCGGATCCAAGGGTAGGGTTCAGAAAGGTAAAGCACATTTTATGTCCtattaatttcttttttcttcttggtgCCATCACTAAGAAACTTCTCTAGACCTGAGGTTaaagtttatttctttttctggcTTCCTAATTAAAACTcttaactccaaactcactgccatcaggccagTTCTGaaacacagcgaccctgtgggacagggtagaactgcccccgtgggtttccaaaactgtaattgtttataggaataaaagcctcatctttttctcgtgGAGCAcccgttggtttcaaactgctgatcttacagtTGGCAGCCTAGTGTGCCATCCACTACCCTACCAGAGCTATTTCCTGATTAAAATACTTATTATTTGCTGCagcgaaacactaagggagtgcaacagagcagcaaggggagcaaaacaatgaagtccccggggaataccaaaaatagactttggggcatgGCGTGGCACCTCATTATACTGGGCCAGaaaccactcctaaaggtcaacaaacagacctggaactatttataggcatttctttttttgttcttgtcattgttttgttttggtttgtcttgttttgtgtttattattttctctgcatgtctgtctagataagataaatccagaggagaaaacaatgggacctatggttGCGGGGGTGGAGGGACGGGCACGACACGAGATAGGGGaatgaagtgggtgttaaacccagggacaaggaaacaacaaatgatctaaaattgatggtgagaaggGCATAGTATGCCTGGtgtggcttgatcaaaggcaatatagcctagaggaatttctgaaacacaagtgaaggctgaacatgatagtgggacaagaggaaagtgaaaggaaatagaggaaagaactaggagacaaagggcatttatagaggtctaaatacaggcatgtattttttatataatgatagggaagtagatctatgtacatatatatttatatgttaagtattaaggtagcagacggaccttgggcctctactcaaggtcttcctcaacgcaagaacactttgttctaataacccggcattccatgatgctcatcttcctagacacgatagctgaagacaaaatgggtacttaagcaaatgcggtgaagaaagttgatggtgcccagctatcaaaagatagcgcgtctggggtcttaaaagcttgaagataaaaaagcggccatctaactgagaagcaacaaaacccacctggaagaagaacaccagcctatgtgatcatgaagtgtcattgagatcaggtatcaggcatcaaagacccagaacaaaaaataatatcaatgtgaatgagggggttgcgGAGTGTctacccatctttagacaattggacatccctttacagacaGGTCatgaggaagagacaagccagtcggtgcagtatagcactgatgaaacgtaaaactttcctctagttcttcaatgcttcctccccccactatcatgacctcaattttaccttataagtctggctagaccagagcacgtacactaaTAAAAATAAGAGGTcacaatgcagggaatccaggacagataaacccctcaggaccaataatgagagtaacaataccaggtgggtaagtggaaggtggggggagaaaaggggaactgatcacaatgatctgcatataaccctctcccagggggacagtcaACAAAAAAGTAGGCGAAGGGAGAGATAGtgatcggtgtaagacatgaaaaatatatatcaaaatgatcaagggttcttggggaggggataaatgagctgatatcaaaggggcaagtagaaaaaatgttttgaaaatgatggcaattacaccattgatgtatgtatggaatgtgataagagttgtatgagcccctaataaaacatttttaaaaaatgatggcaacataatgtacaaatgtgcttgacacgatatatgtgtggattgtgattttggttttttttttaataagagctttaagagcccccaataaaatgatttaaaaaaaacccaaactcattattTCAACTCATCCAATAGTTTTGGAGACTGTGCTGTatgccaaaggagccctggggtgcagTAGTTACctgctggctgctaaccaaaaggttcatGGTTTAGGCTTACCCAGCAGTTCCCAGGCTCCAGGCCTGCTGACCTCCCATAAAGACCCAGAAGCCCAACAGAGCACTTGTACTCAGTTACATGGCTtcagtgagtcagcatccacttgtgACATCAGCACCAACTCTGCCAGGGGAAGTCCCTGCCCTCATACCCAACtgaagccaaacccactgtcccGACACTGACtcagaagcagccagcctcagctttctcccacaaagcaactggtgggtctgaactgctgacccagtgATTAGTTGCTCGGCACGTTCCCtagagcaccaccagggctccatgtgcCCTCATCCACTCTCGTACAGTCAGAGAAAGCAGCTGCCTGCACACTGCTGGGTGGGCTGTCTGGTGTTTTGAATCGCCGTGGCCATGCAGTGCTTGGCCATTCCCTCAGCTGCCTGCTCTGAGTGGGAGACACCTGGTGATCTGGGTCATAACAGTTACGACGTGGGAAACCCTGTGACGACCTCCTGACCACATGACGATGGAGGAAGAAGGCCGCCCCCCCCCCGTGGGCCTTAAGACATTAACAAAAGGAAATGTGCTTAGAAGGGACACAGAGTCTGGCTTTGCTCAGGCACATTTTGGCTGCCAGCCTCCATCTTCACATCTCCAATCCGGCCTCAGGTACACAGACCAGGGTGGTGAGGAAGAGGAGGACTATGAGAGTGAGGCGCAGCTGCAGCACCGCCTCCTGACGGCAGCCCTGGAGTTCGTGCCTGCCCATGGATGGACCGCAGAGGCCATCGCAGAAGGAGCCCAGGTGTGTGGGCAAGGCCGGGACAAGCCTGACCAGGGCCAGCCAGGTGGGCGGGGCTCTAGGAAGAGCAGAGGGAATCGGAGGTAATCCTGGCAGGGCTCTCCTCTGTGAGCCCAGCAGCGAAGAACCCCCTCTTCCACCCCTACCACCCCATGCCCCGAGGCAGACTTGAGTGGCTGTTCCCTGCTGCATCCTGAGCTTCCCAAGCACACACAGGAGCTTGCGCCCACTGCAGCCCGGGTGCTGTAGCAGAAGTGGAGGGCTCTGTAAGGGACGTGCCCTGGAgtttgtttcctctcccctctgtAGTCCCTGGGCCTCTCCAGTTCGGCGGCCAGCATGTTTGGgaacgatggcagtgagctgattcTGCATTTTGTGACCCAGTGCAACGCTCGGCTCACCCGCGTGCTGGAAGAGGAGCAGAAGCTGGTGCAGCTGGGCCAGGCAGAGTGAGTGTGGCACTGGGCACGGAGGTGGCCGCTCCCACCGGCTGCCTAAGCAGGCCCGCAGGAGAGTAGCCAGGAACAGCCCTGCTGCTTAGAAGGGACTGGCAGGCAGCATGGGCCCCGGGGCCGCAGGCACTCCATTGCTGCCGGCTGACGAACCCACGCCACACCGCtttcttttccctcctccagGAAGAGGAAGACAGACCAGTTCCTGAGGGACGCCGTGGAAACCAGGCTGAGAATGCTGATTCCCTACATTGAGCACTGGCCTCGGGTACAGAGTTCAGGCTCAGCCCCAAGCAGCAGGACTAACCTTCCTAGGTCCACATCTCAGCCCCTTGCACCCAGAGAGGCCGTTTGAACGTTCACTCCTTCCTCTCCCCGGTGCCCCAGCTAGGCAGCGTGTCTCAGTCCCAGCAGTGAGGTCACCTCCTGGGCCCTCTGAAGGACCCCTGGCCAAGGCTAGAGAAGGGAGGCTGGGATGACCACTAAGCCTGGCCCTGAAAGCTGCCTGTGCAGCTTGTCCTGAAAAGTTCATCTCAGGGGCCCCCTTTCCTGGAGCTTCCGTCCCTGATTCGAGGCACGTCACAGTGCTGGACTGCATTCTCAGTGAAAGTTTCAATCGGGGGCccatgagggagaagggggctCAGAGGTCATCAGGCGCCTGGACGCCTGCTGGGAGAGCCTGCAGATATGCAGCTCCAGTCAGTCAGCTGGCAGACATTTGAAGACCTCTGGTGGACCCCACCCCCAGGTGGTAATGGGCGAGCAAGTGcagcctgggggggagggggtgtccctGCCCAGCTTGGTTTTCAGGCTCGagcagtgagtgtgtgtctgcCTCGGGCTGCCTTGATTCAGCTGGAGTCTCCTCTAGGCTACTTGGCGAGAACGTTGCAGCCAGTCCAGGACCTCTCTGACCAGCTCAGCCAGTGGGTGTTAGTTTGTAATGGGCAAGACTGTTCTTGTATGAGGACAGACTGATGCTGGCCGTGGTGCGGTCTCTGGAATCAGTCAAGGGCTTTGGGATTGCGGGTAACCAGTCCGCTGAGTGCCTGATGCGAGAGAAGGGGGAGGAGTCTCTCCAGAGGTGGCAGTGGCACTGCTGTGAGCCTGGAGGGCAGCCTAGAATTCAAGCCCCAGACCCCTCCCTGCTCTCTGCTTGGTTCTTCCAGTCATGCCCTCACTCGCAGCCTCGCTGCACAGCATCCCATCCCCAAGTGCAAGCGGGAAGGCTCTTGGTCCTGAATCCCATCGCTCAAGTCAGGATTTCTAGCTGTCAGGAGCTCACACCAGAGACGGTGGGGCTCAGAGATCCGAAGCTGGGCAGCCCAACCTCGGGTGAGCCACCACCAGCGGAGGCACGGTGGTTAGCTGTGAGCAGCACCTGTGCCGCCTCTTCTCCACAGGCCCTCAGCATCCTGCTGCTCCCGCACAACATCCCGCCCAGCCTGAGCCTGCTCACCAGCATGGTGGATGACATGTGGCATTACGCTGGGGACCAGTCCACGGACGTGAGTGCTTTCTGTCCTGGGACAGGCTTGAGTGACAGAAGTGGAATGTGTGGGACAGCAAGACAGGAGAGACCAGAGACAAAGGTCAGAGGAAGGCCACTCAAGCCAAAGTGGGTTCTAGGTCTTCACCTGGGCCCGGccttccagccccagcccacACAGGGGACATGGGCGTCACAGGGCTGCCTCTCTGTGGCCGGCTCCCCCGTGCCCCAAGAAGGAGACCGTTCAGCAGCCCCCTCCGTGTCTGTCCCGAGGCTGGTTTTTAAGAAAAT
The sequence above is drawn from the Tenrec ecaudatus isolate mTenEca1 chromosome 18, mTenEca1.hap1, whole genome shotgun sequence genome and encodes:
- the COQ9 gene encoding ubiquinone biosynthesis protein COQ9, mitochondrial — protein: MAAAVSGAFGRVGWRLLQLRCRPVPFCGPLLVPRAFHTSAVWLAADEQKQHSPPPFSQQHSETHRAEEAPNPESSRAPPRYTDQGGEEEEDYESEAQLQHRLLTAALEFVPAHGWTAEAIAEGAQSLGLSSSAASMFGNDGSELILHFVTQCNARLTRVLEEEQKLVQLGQAEKRKTDQFLRDAVETRLRMLIPYIEHWPRALSILLLPHNIPPSLSLLTSMVDDMWHYAGDQSTDFNWYTRRAVLAGIYNTTELVMMQDSSPDFTDTWRFLDNRIHDAMNMGHTAKQVKSTGEALVQGLMGAAVTLKNLTGLNQRR